The following proteins come from a genomic window of Campylobacter coli 76339:
- a CDS encoding Putative lipoprotein, whose protein sequence is MRKIHLISALFLALFLSACAQSAFVQSSIQTSNEGIFLKAKQGQSFSITLQNPSKIQSTLKDELALRLKNLGLKEVSLNADYEILINLVDFKKHSYAQRITSSGRFFYDFDPFENNGEWYIENYYTMQVNIQISSKNTPQKTSLFARTAYLSDKKRCQLSLENKIIDQISSFFYF, encoded by the coding sequence ATGAGAAAAATTCATCTAATTTCAGCTTTATTTCTAGCACTCTTTTTGAGTGCTTGTGCACAGTCTGCCTTTGTTCAAAGCTCTATACAAACAAGCAATGAAGGTATTTTTTTAAAGGCTAAACAAGGGCAAAGTTTTAGTATCACTTTGCAAAATCCAAGCAAAATTCAAAGTACTCTAAAAGATGAATTAGCTTTAAGGCTTAAAAATTTAGGATTAAAAGAAGTATCTTTGAATGCTGATTATGAAATTTTAATCAATCTTGTAGATTTTAAAAAGCACTCTTATGCTCAAAGAATTACAAGCTCGGGAAGATTTTTTTATGATTTTGATCCTTTTGAAAATAATGGAGAATGGTATATTGAAAATTATTATACCATGCAAGTAAATATACAAATCAGCTCTAAAAATACCCCACAAAAAACGAGCTTATTTGCTCGCACAGCTTATCTTAGCGATAAAAAGCGTTGTCAGCTTTCTTTAGAAAATAAAATCATAGATCAAATTTCAAGCTTTTTTTATTTTTGA
- a CDS encoding Putative efflux protein, with product MLNNVLPLSFIVGTRFFGLFIVLPVLSFYALELQGANEFLVGLLVGVYALTQMALQMPFGILSDKIGRKKTMLIGLIVFIIGSLICSWADNIYTMLVGRMLQGAGAIGAVATAMISDFITEENRGKAMAIMGSFIGLSFAASMVISPLMSAKWGLSSLFDLSAALSLLCIILLYTVVPKENKITHENTKTPFLHLIKQKNLALMNFTNFMQKMLMSIAFLSIPIILVKHLGFDEHKLWIVYTASMIAGFIAMGFSGSLGEKRGLAKQILLLGIAFFILSYVFFIFSNSIAFFIVAVVIFFIGFNLHEPIMQSCASKFCKVHEKGAALGLFNAFGYGGSFIGGIIGGIFLHLNKLELLAIILVALSIVWFIALLYLKNPSEFKNIYLPLETSLNFSEFNKNLGVVDIYKNSKNLVIKFDSKLTNKEELESKI from the coding sequence ATGCTAAATAATGTCTTACCCTTATCTTTTATCGTTGGAACAAGGTTTTTTGGACTGTTTATAGTTTTACCTGTACTTAGCTTTTACGCTCTTGAGCTTCAAGGCGCAAATGAATTTTTAGTAGGACTTCTAGTGGGTGTTTATGCTCTAACTCAAATGGCTTTACAAATGCCTTTTGGGATACTAAGTGATAAAATTGGGCGTAAAAAAACTATGCTTATAGGACTGATTGTCTTTATTATAGGGTCTTTAATCTGCTCTTGGGCTGATAATATTTATACAATGCTAGTAGGTAGAATGCTTCAAGGCGCAGGTGCTATCGGCGCAGTAGCCACGGCAATGATTAGCGATTTTATCACTGAAGAAAATCGCGGTAAAGCTATGGCGATAATGGGATCTTTTATAGGACTATCTTTTGCAGCTTCTATGGTAATCTCACCTTTAATGAGTGCTAAATGGGGGCTTTCTAGTCTTTTTGATCTTAGTGCTGCTTTATCGCTTTTGTGTATCATCTTGCTTTATACTGTCGTTCCAAAAGAAAATAAAATCACTCATGAAAATACTAAAACTCCTTTTTTACATCTTATCAAACAAAAAAATTTAGCTCTAATGAATTTTACTAATTTCATGCAAAAAATGCTTATGAGCATAGCATTTTTAAGTATTCCTATCATTTTAGTAAAACATTTAGGCTTTGATGAGCATAAACTTTGGATTGTCTATACAGCATCTATGATAGCAGGGTTTATCGCCATGGGATTTTCAGGAAGTTTGGGCGAAAAAAGAGGCTTAGCAAAGCAAATTTTACTTTTAGGGATAGCTTTTTTTATCCTTTCTTATGTCTTTTTTATTTTTTCTAATTCCATTGCTTTTTTCATCGTTGCGGTTGTGATATTTTTTATAGGGTTTAACTTGCACGAACCCATTATGCAAAGCTGTGCTTCTAAATTCTGTAAAGTGCATGAAAAAGGCGCAGCTTTAGGACTTTTTAATGCTTTTGGATATGGCGGAAGTTTTATAGGGGGTATAATAGGGGGTATATTTTTACATCTTAACAAATTAGAATTACTGGCTATTATTTTAGTAGCTTTGTCTATTGTTTGGTTTATAGCTCTGCTATATTTAAAAAATCCTTCTGAATTTAAAAATATTTATTTGCCTTTAGAAACAAGTTTAAATTTTAGCGAATTTAATAAAAATTTAGGTGTTGTAGATATTTACAAAAACTCAAAAAACCTAGTTATTAAATTTGATAGCAAGCTGACAAACAAAGAAGAATTAGAAAGTAAAATTTAA
- a CDS encoding Nucleoside 5-triphosphatase RdgB (dHAPTP, dITP, XTP-specific): protein MKILLATSNKHKVVELKEILKEFEIYAFDEILTVFEIEENGNSFKENALIKARAVFNALNENQKNEFIVLSDDSGICVDVLGGKPGIYSARFSGKGDDKSNRDELVKQMGALGFKTSKAHYVAAIALVSLEGEWTVHGTMHGHVINIERGENGFGYDSLFIPKGFDKTLAELSNDEKNQLSHRFKALELARIVLKVLNKGK, encoded by the coding sequence ATGAAAATTTTATTAGCAACAAGTAATAAACACAAGGTTGTAGAATTAAAAGAAATTCTAAAAGAATTCGAAATTTATGCTTTTGATGAAATTTTAACTGTCTTTGAAATAGAAGAAAATGGTAATAGCTTTAAAGAAAATGCTCTTATAAAAGCAAGAGCGGTTTTTAATGCTTTAAATGAAAATCAAAAAAATGAATTCATTGTTTTAAGCGATGATAGTGGAATTTGTGTCGATGTTTTGGGTGGTAAGCCAGGAATTTATTCTGCGCGTTTTAGCGGCAAGGGAGATGATAAAAGCAATCGTGATGAGCTTGTAAAACAAATGGGGGCTTTGGGTTTTAAAACAAGTAAAGCTCACTATGTGGCTGCTATCGCTTTGGTGAGTTTAGAGGGGGAATGGACAGTGCACGGTACTATGCACGGACATGTAATTAACATAGAAAGAGGTGAAAATGGCTTTGGCTATGATAGTCTTTTTATCCCTAAAGGTTTTGATAAAACCTTAGCAGAGCTTAGCAATGATGAAAAAAATCAACTCTCTCATCGTTTTAAAGCTTTAGAGCTTGCAAGGATTGTTTTAAAAGTTTTAAATAAAGGAAAATAA